The genomic interval TTTTAGTGCCACAGAGAAACAATAGTGCTACCTGCTTACAAGCCAGGACAGACAGCATTAAAGAATAAGgactgtattgtattatatgtaCTGTTGTATACAGTTAACACCAATAGAGGGCAGTCTAATGTTACAGACCAGAGCCTTGTAACCAGATGTGATGTAGGAGGAGTTTTCAAAGTAAAGGCATTCTGATAATAATACTTGGTGTGTGTGAGCCTTGTCAATAAAAGGACCAATATCAGCTAAACTGACCATTGttggaagtataaaatataaatttatcaAAAGAGAGCATGGGATGTATCATTTACAGAACAGATCTGCATTGTGGGGGGGAAAAACAATTTACAATGTCAATGGAGCCAGTGATCTACCATGGACACATGTCTACGTCACTCAAAAGGCTTGTCCCAAAAGGGTGTCCTTAAAGGGTGTCTGCTCACCTAACAGAGTGACGGAgctccatcatcagctccttGGTGAGGTCAGTCACCAGCCGCCTGCTCACCACCCTGCTGTCGTCCTCCAGCTGAGTCTGATGACGGATCCACTGCCACACCtgacacgtacacacacacatgcttatgtacttactttactttaatTGTTTGTATCTATTTCTATCTCTGCCTTGGTCTGTCTGTTCAGTGTaaatgctaaataaaataaataaaaaaaaaaccagtTGAAAATAAGTTTGCTTGGTAATAATCTCAGTGGTTATGAGTCCGACTCATGAAATGTCTAATTCCTCCTTGTGCAAAGCCCTAATATTTGCATTCAGGCTTTTGTTCACCATTTGTATACTGATGCATATCTGGACTGTGATGACCCCTCCCCTCCACTAGGTGTCCCGTGTCCAGTTTTCTGGCTCTTCCTTGTTTTACAGGATCTGGATCTTCATTTGCTTCATGAGCCACAACTGGGCTCAGTGTGGTTCTGGCTATGAAAGCTCACCACCCTCACACCTCTCTCTTTCCTTACAGattacagatattttcacacatCCATGCATGCTTAcatgactgactactgacttccACTTTTTTAGTTATTGTTACtttgtaaataaatgtgtttatcactTTTAACATCGTCTGGTCTCCCATTTCTGTCGCAGCCTAAGAGCCGGAGCTATGATAGGATCCacagacaaaaacatttcaaacatttcCTAGTAATAAAACATGTGCTCATAGGGTTTAGAAGGCATGAACTTTCTAGTTTATATTTGCAGAAAGTTCTGCTCCACAGGGATGGGTGCTGAAGTTGGATCGTGTAATCTTCAACCCACCTGTGATCTGGAAATCTCTGCTGTGGCCGAATCTTCAACCTGGCCTCTGTAGAAAAAGTGTCCTTTACCTAAGAACCAGAGCATGTTTTTAACAGTCTATACAATAAGACTTTATCCTGTCTAGTCCTAAACATGAGGAGAACAAGAATATGTGAATGTACATACCTGATAGCCAAGCATTGAAAAAGAGGACACCAACCCCGATGTTATACTTCAAACCATAAAGGGTGACTCCTCcctgaggaaaaacaaaagacatCAAAATATACTCGAGGGAATGAGGGAAGATGTTTTGGAATAACGGTATTCATCCCTGCAGTAGAGTTCTGGAGGCTCTTGGtggaacaaaactacttttcatttgtcacccATGTGTATCTTGTGTAAGGGAATTTGTCATTCCCtcccaataatacatttatctgCAGTAAGTGAAATAACGACCTCTTCTTGCATGGTGCCTACCATagaataagaagtggacgtagccactgtgacatcacccactggtttgtggactactggAGCTGGAGAGCAGCGAGACCCGGCGGTGCCAACTACCGCAGAGCAAACGTTAAGTTACCTGCTAACGCTATATACATTGGGATGCTAAATTTGGCCAGCAAAAAACTTAGCTTAAAAAACGAAAAGCTTAAAACAACTTAGGCTAccggaaaaaaaattaatagcgGGTTCTTACAATGTCTTATAGTACAACCGaacacaagacatttttaggccaccaaaatgttacaattaattttcatgaactgaaaacacaaagtgAAAGGTGTAAACACGGGTAACACCCAAAAACACGTTCACGGCTATTTAAATGTACACAATGCCTGGATATGCATTGCTATGCCTAAAtcctgattgacaggtcgccatGGAAGCAACTTGTCAGTCCCAAGGTAGCCGcgctctaaagcatcccctgcttcatCATCTATTTTActataaatgggaccataatttactaaattaacatcatgctgtatttttgcaaccggaggagtcgccccctgctggctattagaaagaatgcaggtttaaggcacttgtTGCCTCCTTGGTGACTACTTAATCTGTAAACTGCCGCGTAAAGACTAGAAGAGGCTGTTGGTTTGGATTTGTAACAAATGGTTGAATCAgaatgaattatttaattatgttaAAATGGTCTGCTGTTCAATTCTGGAACAACTGAGCGACTGACCGAAGGCATGGACAATAGGTCATCAGGAGTCACGGTGACATCATTTCGAAGCTGGTGAAGCTGGTTATCACCTTCAGAGTGGAGCTTGAAGAGCTGAAAGAGGTGAAGAAATGCCATGAACAGAAAATATAAGTCATTACAGCCAGTCTGTATTTATAGAAAGCTTTGCATGGCTCATGATCAAGTGCTTACTTTCTGCATGGGCTCAATCAAGCTCAGATCATATACCATGAAACCGTCCACACCTGCCTTGATCTCCAGTAACTTCAGTCTGACATGTGGGAGAAAAACAGTGTCAGAGAGGTCGACATATTTCAATCTAAAGATGAAGGCCATGTGAAGATAACATCTGTCAATTCAGCGTTGAATGCCAACTTGTTcttactcccaactcgtcacatacggacGCTTGGTAAGGACCCCTTGGCATAATTTTTTAACGCACTGGGTACCACTTTAGCATCATTTTTCAACGTGCAGGAtgtgggtttaggcaacaaaactacttggttaggtttaggaaaagttcattgtttgggttaaaataagtatatttgttatgttattaggtTAACTATGTTATGTACGTGATTCAACTAGATTATGTAGGCTTGTGCGTTGAATTGAGAAAGCTTGCACTATATTActtatgaattcaactttttaTTGTAAGAATAAACATGtattatttcttctttcaaaagttaACACAGCCTCGCTTTGATACCATCTTCAAGTCAAACTTTACATTGTTAGACCCACTACTAATAACATTATTGGACTTGTAAAATTatcagtatgtatatattccctccattcaattcaattcaattcaatttatttttatatagcgtcaaatcacaacagaagttatctcaagacgcttgagataacttctgtggGTGTGATTAACACTGCAGCCTAATGACTGGTAATGTGGCTTTTAGTCATGTTGTCCCATTGTCAAATGAATGTCTTGAATGTCTCATGCCTAGATAACCAGAGAGACAGATTCATTATTAAGGCTTTGGTGGTTTTAAATGACGGCATAACGgctctgtgagagagagagcacagccACAGTTAATCCATCAGTGAGATCACATTATCTGCACTGCAGAGCTTTTCTCATTCACTCCCAtgaacatgtatgtgtgtgtgtgaacagtgaTGTTCCCACCTGGTGACAGTAGCCAACACTCTCCTGTGGGAGTCACTGAGCGGGTCCTGAGGCAGCAGCAGGGCAGCCATGCCTCCTGTGGCCAGCGCTCCCCTCCGATGACACGTCTGAACCAGCAGGTCCATGTAGCTGCGCAGAAAGCGCTTCTCCATGTTGACGTATTTACTGCGGTCGGGAAGCAGGAAGGCCTGTCGGTGACCTGGAGGAGAAAACACATAACGTCATGACTTAAACGAGACAAAGATTGCCTTTTTTCACCATAACTTTTCTGTACAATTTGTTTATTGTAAAACGTTAATAATACTATGAAACCTAATTCTGATAGTATTGGACCCATGGGCGGATTACGAGACATGGGCCCCTGGgcacagacatgaaaaaggtGCCTCCACCTGTCAAACATAGGAGCAAGACAAACAGACTATAGTTGTTTagcctctttttgttgttgttatgtgtCTCTTTGATGTGGTTATGCATCTCTCTTTGTAATTATTTTGGTCTTTTATTTccttctgtggttgttttgcccctttttgtagtcattttgagtctctttgtcattgttttgagtctctttgtggttgttttgcgtcaaAAAAACTCTGATCTAAGCAATAAATCTGAATTGAGCACTATGGCTGGCAGTGTGAGTGCAGCCTTAGTTgttgttttgccccttttcaTTCAGTCgttgtgagtctctttgtgttttttttgcagctgttttgcatctctctgttgttttatgtttctttgtggtcattttgagtctcttcctgGTTGGTACGTGTCTCTTTGAGTGACTTTTTGTCGGTGAAGGCCAGGGGGGCTCCAGACACTTTGGACTGGGTTCAGAGGCTCAGTGTAATCATAGGGATGTCAGGAGCTGCTAAAAGCTAGAAGGTTTGGCTCACCAAACTTATTGacaaaggaggctgaataatcCCAGATGCCACAGTTGAGTCCTGCTGAATGGTCTCGCAGCTCGTAGAGAATCTCCTCCATCTCAAACGATGCTAATACATTTTCAATTAGCACCGTCGCCTTGATGCTGCCCAGTGGAAGGCCcaactacacacacagacacacaaacacacaaattatCTTAGATAGGACTACATATGAGGGacacattatttttatactaCTACATAATCATTcataaatgttaaaaacaacaaatgtcaaATTGATTTAATGGAATGGCAGTTTGAAAATGGAAAGTTAAATTGCCTCAATAAacctgcaataaaaaaaaagtttaagcACTTTGTCGGACCCTTCAGCGTCACTTTACTGTTGCAGTAACCGTCGCAGTGCTTAACGTTGTAAACAAAAActcttgcttaggtttaggcaacaaaaccacttagttaggtttaggaataaacatcatggttgggcttataACTTCTACGTTTGCAAAGTAAATATGAAACTTAatgcacaggacacaaacagcagtctcttGGCTGAaggccttgtgtttgttggacccatttacctcccctcctgcccaccCAGTAtgtctcttttcgctctttaaactacatcaacGCACTCCCCGaccactttctctgagtgttttatattgccacggatgggtttacattgcagttacTTGAAAGTAACTGATGCATGTTGCAGGCGCTgaggggtgccttgtgcgttggCATCACAcacaaggggcgtgacaaagtgtcGGTAATTTACGCCCTGGGAATGGAAATGTATAGAGTgaaactttaattaaaaaatatctgTTATAGAACAGAAAAATTAGTCATTCTTTTCCATTTACCACTTGGCTTCTCTAGATGTATGAGGAGGTGTAGCAGAAAGGGGGTTGAATGGGCTTGAAATCATTTGGGGTGAAAAAGCACCTTATGAACACCAGGGGGAGTATGCATGCTAAATATGTACTGTGATTAAGTTAACGTATCAGGGACATGAAAAACTGATATGAGATTTTAAGAATTGGCTGTAATTTCACATGAATCTTAATAAAGATTTTGTAGAAGAATATATGTTGTGCTAGAAGCATTCACACCAAAATGATGACTGATATGTGCATAAACAGACACATGCGCAGACCTTCTGTTGAGTCCAGACAAATATCTTGTTCCATAGTCTGGCCTCCATGAAGCTCTCCACCtggaaaacaatgacaaacagagCTTCATGTTGACTCGATTCAGACGaatcatatgtgtgtgtgtgtgcgtgtgtgtgcgtgtgtgtgtgtgtgtgtgtgtgtgtgtgtgcgtgtgtgtgtgtgtgtgtgtgtgtgtgtgtgtgtgtgtgtgtgttacttttGAGAGATAGAAAAAGGGTCCACTCTTGTTTTCAAACAGTGTCTGTCCACAGTGAAACATGAGGAGTCCAAAGTCAAAGAGAGGACCAGGAGCCTCCTTCCCCTCCACCTGGAATAAAAGATATGTATGGATTGTTTCATATACTAATGTAGCATATAAcacaaaaataatgacaaatgccCATCACATGTTACCACAGCACCAAATTGATTGGAAACTGCTTATTTAGTCTGATGGTATTCAATTCACAttcatattaatataaaaaaaatggcacATTTGAGAAGTTAGAACCAGGAATACTATCATTTCTTGGACCAGTAAATGTGTGAATATTCTGTTGAACTTCAACCAAAAGCCAGTGCTAGAGCCAAGACTAGAAATACTGTGATCATCTCTATTTATTGGTAATTTTATTGTctaaaaagttgtaaaattgtaaCATATTTTGTGGAAAAATACTATTATGAGCTTATGAAATAAGATGggtatgtttttaattaattcaaaatcaGTGTAACTTTATTAAAGTCACTGTGTCACTTTTTGTGATTATAACATCTTTCAAATTATTCCGATAgcagatgtttttgtttgtagaaaAATTTGACAATCAAACATTGTCTTTTTTGATACGACCACTGGGAGTCGCCAAAGTGAAACTTCAAAACTCCACACATTACAGCTTCAAATCTCAGATacattaacataacacattGTAGCTCTGCAGTTCAAACCATAGGTTTATTTCCACCACTTTCAACCACTTCAACTGCAGATTTTGATCCAAATCTGCACCGACTTAATAAACTGAGTGAAGTGAAGTACAGGTGATATACTACCATCATGTtgtgctccaccatgttccatGCACGAGGACGAAGCATCAGCACTGGCGCCTCAGATATGTGTGGAACATCTGTTAACACGTGGAGGGAGGTGGATGAATGGTGTGGTACATGAGAGTATGTGTGTACTGCGACTTTTAGTCTGTTCCACACCTGAAATGTGCAACCACACAAATATTCCTGTCCATGTCCAACATGAGTAGCAATATAAAGTGAACCACTTACCGGGGAACTGGCTGTGAACCACCTTAAAAACATTATGAATGCCTTTGATCTGGTTGTAATATGTAGGGCAGTTCCCATCGTCAAAGTCAACCTGAAACCAAAGAACAGTTATTTGAGGAGTCTGCAGCCATGCtggtggctctgtgaggctgtgccatggatgtattaagagaaatctaatttatatttagaatattttcaccgctttatcttgccgtcagacagccgtttctgatggggaactgaactgaaagtaaaACGGATCTATGCCCTCTTCAAAGCCAGCAGACTGTGTTGACAAGAACAGTATAGATACGTCCACAGCAgtacccaaactatccctttaatatgaCTTTAATTGCAGTTACTCACTGCATGTACTACAGCAATTATAATAAGGCCTTTCATGACCAAACACTTCAGCATACAATATACAGTTATTGTGTTGGTATCGTATGGTCACAGGTAAGTGATAGAGGTGGTACCTGTAAGCCTTGTGCTGGTGACTGGAGAGCTTTAATGAAGCGCTGGGTATCGCAGGGAGCCAGGTCCCCAATATCCACATGTCTTCTCTGGAGCCT from Sebastes fasciatus isolate fSebFas1 chromosome 10, fSebFas1.pri, whole genome shotgun sequence carries:
- the ugl gene encoding malate synthase-like isoform X1 encodes the protein MLTLCPQGLVSMELSPPPSGLEVEYETLFTTGSLRFLHELISTFDEEVDQVLRLRVSRKSHLDLSGDLPSFLESTTHIRRDPAWRVLPVPPRLQRRHVDIGDLAPCDTQRFIKALQSPAQGLQVDFDDGNCPTYYNQIKGIHNVFKVVHSQFPDVPHISEAPVLMLRPRAWNMVEHNMMVEGKEAPGPLFDFGLLMFHCGQTLFENKSGPFFYLSKVESFMEARLWNKIFVWTQQKLGLPLGSIKATVLIENVLASFEMEEILYELRDHSAGLNCGIWDYSASFVNKFGHRQAFLLPDRSKYVNMEKRFLRSYMDLLVQTCHRRGALATGGMAALLLPQDPLSDSHRRVLATVTRLKLLEIKAGVDGFMVYDLSLIEPMQKLFKLHSEGDNQLHQLRNDVTVTPDDLLSMPSGGVTLYGLKYNIGVGVLFFNAWLSGKGHFFYRGQVEDSATAEISRSQVWQWIRHQTQLEDDSRVVSRRLVTDLTKELMMELRHSVRNKQRLHTAADMFLEVVLKRDFPEFITTYLNQDHTFLSSQNSGQVEAVDTDMPRNKL
- the ugl gene encoding malate synthase-like isoform X2; the encoded protein is MSGLVSMELSPPPSGLEVEYETLFTTGSLRFLHELISTFDEEVDQVLRLRVSRKSHLDLSGDLPSFLESTTHIRRDPAWRVLPVPPRLQRRHVDIGDLAPCDTQRFIKALQSPAQGLQVDFDDGNCPTYYNQIKGIHNVFKVVHSQFPDVPHISEAPVLMLRPRAWNMVEHNMMVEGKEAPGPLFDFGLLMFHCGQTLFENKSGPFFYLSKVESFMEARLWNKIFVWTQQKLGLPLGSIKATVLIENVLASFEMEEILYELRDHSAGLNCGIWDYSASFVNKFGHRQAFLLPDRSKYVNMEKRFLRSYMDLLVQTCHRRGALATGGMAALLLPQDPLSDSHRRVLATVTRLKLLEIKAGVDGFMVYDLSLIEPMQKLFKLHSEGDNQLHQLRNDVTVTPDDLLSMPSGGVTLYGLKYNIGVGVLFFNAWLSGKGHFFYRGQVEDSATAEISRSQVWQWIRHQTQLEDDSRVVSRRLVTDLTKELMMELRHSVRNKQRLHTAADMFLEVVLKRDFPEFITTYLNQDHTFLSSQNSGQVEAVDTDMPRNKL